The following nucleotide sequence is from Manis pentadactyla isolate mManPen7 chromosome 13, mManPen7.hap1, whole genome shotgun sequence.
CTTGagaataaggaaaaattctgaagtgtcctaaattaagtgaccTAAGGCCAGAGAATTAGGGAGAGACAATGGATGGTCATCAGTCAATAGCCTTAGGCTGTAGCTAGTCAGGAACTCCACATTCCTGGATGAAAAGATTTCAACAATCCTCTGGAAGGTCCCCCAAAGCACCACATCCCCCTTGCGTCGACACTGTCTGACCATCATCAACCCGTCCACCAGCCTTCTCTGTGGACTAACCAGCCTGGACTTTCCCCACTCCACATTAGCCCACCTTCCTTCTACCAAATAAACTCAGAGAACTTGCTTTCCCCGAGACCCCTCATAATTGTCTCCTGTTTCCTAAGGCTGGTGACTTGTTTCTGTTGAGCAGAAACTTCCTGGgccaggactcagtccttatcTGATTGCATCTGTAAAGGTTCGAttaacccttttatttcagagatctcttggTCTCTGGAGTTGTTGATTTGTCAAGAACTACAAAACACTGTTAAATGAAAgatggaaataaatggaaaaacatcctacattcatggattggaaggctTAACATTGTTTAGATGGCAACAGTTCCCCAAACTGATCTGCAGATTCAACCCAATCTTCATCAAGATCCCATCTTTAGACACTAAGCACTAAGAAAAGATCCTTTTCAAGAATGAAAAAGATTTGTATTTAGGAGTTAATTTTGGTTTATAGATGAGGGTTTTAGAAACTCTGAATCAGAAGTCACTGCCTGGGCCCTGACTCTGTGCCTCGTAGGGCTCTGTCAAGGTTGATTTATTGAAAACCCACGAAAAAGCCCTCGTATCCTAGCCAGGCGTGCTCTGCCATGTCACAGTCACTGCCAGCGTAGGGTAGTGGGGGCAGCCTTAAAACCACCTGGAAGAAACCCAGGGGGTGGGGTGATGGGAGCCGAGGGAAATCCGCAGAAGGgcagaacaaaacagacaaggaaAAAGGCTCTTTGACTTTCTTCCAAAGGAGGGTCAGAGGTTTTAAATctataaaggagaaaatacatttaaaaaatcttggaCATTGAATTTTCTTGGAAAAATCTGCAAGCCAATCTCCTTTAAATAAACGGGACAAATGTGTTGTTTGATGTGAATCAACTGATTCCTACAAGGCACCTAACGAGCTGAGTTAGCCCTGTGCTCCAGTCATAGGTACGGCGGGAGTGGGTCAGGCCTCCCTAGATCAGGATTTAGGTAGACACGTCAGCCTTTTACTCCGAAAAAAGGGGAAAAGTTGAGCCAAAACTAGCTTTTAGATACACTTCCTCTCCCTCCTAAATGACCGTTTAAAAGCAATCTCTATTTAGTaataaaaaacacactcacataaaGAAAATTCATGCCACTGACAGACATTTATTCCGTTGAATGAAGTCACAGCACTCTGCACTCTGTTTAGCACTGCAGTTTCAATCCAGATTTATGctagttaagattttttttcttacatcaaaAACCAGACtcccatgaaaagaaaaaaaataatcactCAGGGAAAAGAAAGCTCTCccaaaataattacatttcatttacatttggAAATACAAAGGCAGATAATGCCCCTTTACATGGATAGATGCCACAGAATGTGCTCATCTACCCAGACTTCTCCTTATACAACACACACTGCTTTATATTTAGAGATTTGACAAAGGAAGTTTTCTCCTGAAAGGGCAGATGGGCACACGCACTGTATTTACTTTGCCAAAAAGGCTCAAGGTTTTAGCTTAGAGGACCCTGTGTTAACGACAGGTGCACGTAGTGGCTATCATATCTTCGTATTCTTTATAAGCGATCGAGCCATCTGGCTCAATGGTCAGAACACTCAAAGGGCTGTATTTGGCAGGTACGCATGAAGGTCTCGGCACTGAGGAATCGAGCTTCTCGTGGATGATGTTCTGCACCATGGTGTGAACTGGAGAGCCGTAGCGATGGCCCACTGCCCTCGGACAGTCCCCTTTACAGTACCGAGGGTTGTATCTGTGCGGGGCCACGATCCAGTTGTCCCACTTCAGCTGACTAAAGCTAAGTCTAAAATCATGGAGCTCACACTcattttggggaaaaagaaaCTGTTTGAAGTATTCACTCAGATTGAAAGAAGCTGGAACGGGAGGCTTCTTTAATTCAGAGCTGACAGTTTCCTGACCTCGCCGGTGACGGGAAGCCCTTACACTCCCAGCAGCCTCTTCTCCCAGAGGATAGGCAGACAGACCTCTCTCGGGGTCAGGATGCTGTGAAGGCCTCCTTCTGTAGCGCGGGGAGTACCAGCTGTGATAGGCCTGAGCACTGGTGTCGTTCAAATACAGAAGCAGTGACGGGGGCCCCAGAGGAGTCCTGTCAGAGGAACTGTTCTGTGCTGAAGGATGCCGTCCCTGGTCTCTCACGCACGTAAAATTTACAGACATGTGAATACTTCTCTGCTTGGAGGCCACTAAGGGCTGAAGGAGAGTGGTCACATCAATCTCAacccatttgtatttctttttaaattccagCTGCGAGTTAAAGGTAAGTGAGTATGGAGCTCCAGGGAGAGCCTTGGTAGAAACCTCTGGTCCCTTGATCCCCAGGTTGCACACACATTTAACAGCAAGGGGAAAAGAAACTGAGTTGCTCAAAGTGTATAGCAAGACTGACTTGAGTAAGTGTTCAACAGCGGTAACACGATCCAGGTTAAACAGCACGTCCACTGACCAAAGGGTTCCTGAGAAGAAAAACAACCCACCAGGAGAGCTTGAATACAAATGCAACATGATAGGAAGTGAAATCAAAGAATTACTACTTTGTAATGTGATTTCTCCCGTCTCTTTTCCCACTTCCTCAAGTCTCAGAAAAGCCTCAGGAGGCGGGTGGAGAGGGCGGTTATACAGAAAATGCAGGTAGTCGGCACTATAACTAACTCCCAGCAACTACAACTGGCTATTTAAATCATCAGAAAGTCAAAACAGCCAGGGGTGAATTAAAACAACTGGGAACCATTGTATTCTAAAATTTCAGAATCTTAATAATTTGCTCCAAACAGAGGAAGATCATAAGGAATGCAGTATTTTTCCATTGGAGAGCCTCTAGAGGGAAAACTGTAATAAAACACTATGCTTGCTAAGAAGACATTCTAAACACTAATGAATGGAGTCAATAAAGAAACCTTCATTGTCTAAATTAATTTGGAAAGCTTGAGATTGACAACAATTGGAGACTTTAAAACCACTACAATAAATAGAACATAACGGAAAGAGGGTTTCAAACAGCCCCAACCGACCTGCTGGGTTAGGAGGGTTTTAAGTCATGAGCTAGtgaatatagattttttttttaagtactgcacctttctctttctccgtctctctctctctctctctctctctctctctctctctctctctctcactcacacacacacacacacacacacagaacaccaAGGTTGTCATGTCAGATTGTTGACTAACACCTCACTCTTGTAAGGACCTATTGTTCCAGATGGGGATTTAAGCATTCTTACAGAAAGCACCAAGCAAAGGGAAATATACTGTTCAACAGAGCACACCAACAGTTACCAGATGTTTTAGGCACATTTCCAGGCTAGCATTAGTAGAATGGCAAGAAAAAGCAACTGGAGGTCAAAATACCTGATTTCCAGTCTCGAttttatgaccttggacaagatgCTAACCTTGTCCAGCATGTTTTCCTCGTTTCTAGCGCCATTAAGTCATCTCTAGCTCTAAAATTCTATCATATTAGCCCACCTTAATTCATTAGCAAGACAACACAAGGTCAAGCACCAGGTTTCTTTGAATTTGGATGAGTATCaggcaaaataaaatgcaattctAGAAGTAAAACCAAGTTTCGTTCTATAACTGAAATGCAGAAAGATCTACCAACTTCCCTCCACCCATTAAACAATCTGCTCCTACAAACCTGTCACCTGGTCCCCAGGAGCCTGCTTGTGCTGGGAACAGGGGGTGAAGAGCCGAACAGTGTTGTAGAGGTGACTTCTGTTGGATTTAGGGATTCCCTCCTTGGTAGCATATGCCTTGTATAGTCTCTTCATGTAGCGCAAAGCTCTGGAGTCTGGCTGCAGCCTAGGGGCCCCACCTTGCCCATCGTACAGAGTCttgaagagagagggaaggaggccagACTGGTCTCTCCCATCTAGAGACTGCAGCTCAGCCTCAGATCCCGACTCAGCACTAGCGGCAATCTGAACTTCTCTAGAAGTCTGAGAACCATGGCTAATAGGAAAATACAACCAGGAAAAACAGCAAAACCAAAGGAAGAATTTGCTGGGAAGTGCCATGGCTTGGCTAGCAAGGAGCGCATCTCCCTGTACCAGTCTTCCTCCTAAAAGCCTGGAAGAGCCTGGGTTGATCTCTTAAATAAATTTTAGGTGTGTGGGCTGGCATCACTTCTACAATCAGACCTCAGGGATGCCAGCTGAAGATAATTCATATCAGCTGCATATCAAACAGCTGATAACACCCTATTCATTCAATCTGTCCTCATCAGATATGgatttatttggttatttttgctttcatctttttcctatcatttatttaaaatcttttaagttATTGTTATACTAATGAACTATGTAGCTAAAAGGCTAAGAGACACTGAAGAATGATCTTAAAATAAAATCACCCATTTTTTGAGACAGATTAGGATTCTTAAAATGTTCCTTAGGTGCTTGTTGAAACTTCCCAGGCATGTGGAAAGCTAGCTAATTATTCACCACGGCAGGCAGATCTGTTGGTAATCAATTTATGGTATTGGGTTTACTCTTCCTGTCCCTTCATCCTCATTGCCTCTCCCACTTCAAGGTGCTTAGAATTATTATTTACTGCATGTTGATTTAGAAGGTGAAAGAAAATCCCAATTGGCATTGAAATTCCAGAGAGCAGAGAACCGTTAGGTTGCCAGGTTCTCCCAGGTAACTGAGTATATAGTATATGTGATTGCAATCCTGCAAGGTTCTTTAAAAAGGAGGACATTACCTTTAACCTtgactcatttttaaatataatgtcTTGATGTCTCTACTTTGTCTGGTCTTACACGTATTTTGGTTTAGAGATGTTTGCAGGTGTACAAAACAAATGAAagtcttatttttaataatcattCAAATGGTGGTAGAATTTGCTAAGGTATTTTCGTTTTGAACTATTATAGGTATTTATGTTCTTGCCTTAGAGCTGAGACcctataagaatatagtaatttatcttccatttaccccatggtcccaagcacataagccggtgaaaATCATGCCTGGATTGGCCTCACCTTATTTCTAAACATTCTGACCcgcccccaaggcaacaggccaaggGGTACATTTCCACTCCGCCCCTACAAAAGGCATAAGACTGCACCACGCagctgctctctccctctctctagggGCGGCCACTTTCTCTTTTAGATAATAAAGTGtattgcgtgggcccgtgtctccggagtccttctgggtaaggagggtcgcggcgagataccctttcagacCCAGCTGGTGATTAGGTTTTAGAAAAACGACACAAAAGTGCATCATCAATAGCTGAAATGTCGGGATATCCAGTGCCACCTCTGAGTCGACATGCTCGAAGAAAGTCAACCTCTATTCATGGTACAAGATACAGAACCAGTTTGTGCAGTACCCAGGTTGATAATAAAAGTTACGCTTACAAATTTTAAGTTCATTGCCCGGTAAGCCTCCCTGACCTGTGGCTAGTAAGCAGGGTTAAAAAAAACCAGCCAAACTGTTAAATGAGATTTTACAGGCACTCTATATATCAGGTAGAAAACTCAGGAGAGCAGCTGCCTTCAGTAGAAAGAAAGCACTTTCCGAAAACGCCTCCTGGCGTTTCTGGGAATAGGAGTTAATTTGGGCACCATCCCTCCCCGCCCCCAGGCCAAGCCGTCTCGGGGGCAGCTGGCGGCTGTGGAGGTAGCTTCTTGCTTCCCTCCTGCCACCACTAGCAGCCTTTTACCAACCGCTTAACAATTATTTGAGAGCTCTAGTGGCTGCTGttgaggaaaagcttttattCCGTCTCAGAAGCTCTACACCCTGCCGGGGGACTCTAGGACGGCGGCTGCCACGAGAAGCCccgtgtctgcgttccgggtttTGGTGGCGAGGTGGCTGATGGTCTGAGAACAACGGGGCGCCGTCTCAGCGGGCCCAGAGCCCACGCGGCGCGCTGTGGCGCCGCCCCGGCCTCAGGCGCCTGGcccctttctcttcccttcttcgCCCCTCGGCCCCGGCCGCTTCCAGCCGCTCCCCCGAAAGGCCGGGGCTTGGCAAGTGTGAGAGCCTCCCGGGGCGAGGAGCCCGGCGCCCAGGGTCGCTCAGGCCCCCGAGGCCCCGTCCGCCCACCCGGCCCGGCGCAACCCCCTGGAAACAGCAAGGAAGTGGTATTTCCCGGAAGTGACTTCACCGCCTCGCGCGGCGGCTTCGGGTCCTCCCGGAAGTGGCGGGCGGATGACGAGGCTCCCGCAGCTGTGGAGGGCGTCGTGACCCCGGTGCGGAGTGAGGGCCGGTGACGCTATTCTGGTGGTGCTTGGGAGGGGGGCCGGACCTCCGGGGTTGGCGGTGGGTCCCCGGACTGAGCCCTGCGCCTGTGCTTCCTCGGTCCTGCAGGTGCCGCAGCGACTATGGGCCTCGAGTTTGGACATCTGACACGGATGCGGCATGTGATCACCTACAGCTTGTCGCCGTTCGAGCAGCGCGCCTTCCCGCACTACTTCACCAGGGGCATCCCCAACATGCTGCGCCGCACTCGGGCATGCATCCTTCGGGTCGCACCCCGTGAGTGCCCTGGCCGGgacgggggtgggtggggggtgctgcACGCCCATGCACAGTAGTGACTGCGGGTACCCTCAGTGAGCGCCCTCCCTCGGCAGGCACTCTGCAGTTCTGAAAGTCCCTGGACTAGTCCTATCACCTTCCTCgtactacagatgaggaaactgagtcacggAGAACTTGTCTCCTTGGCCCTAAATCACTTGTCTCCTCCTGAGGTCATCTTTACCCACTTCTTTCTTACTATGAACTGTTTTGTGTTAAATATGCAGCAGATAGTGAAGGTAGTTGCACGATATTGTGAATTTGCTACCAACTACAGAAACGTACACTTCAAAATGGTGACATGTTATGTGAATTTATGTCAATTAGCTCATTGAAATATGCAGCAGGGGGAGATAGGGAACTTTTGGCAACAGATTTTCCTGAGCAGATCCCTTTCTTCggtcacctgtaaaatgagtgtGTAATGTAGCCTTGCTTGATCATCTGATTTAAAAGTGGAGACTCAAAATTGGAGACCAGGAGCAGAATCTGCTGTGAGTCAGAAAAGTGAACTGGGACCTGTGTCTTATATGTGTTCACTGCTtactcttttgatttttaaagcatttgtgGCATTTTATCTCCTCTACACATGGGGAACCGAGGAGTTTGAGAAATCCAAGAGGAAGAACCCAGCTGCATATGAAAATGACAAATGAGCAACTCACCTGGATAATGGTTCCCTGTCTCTGCAAGACCCTTCTTTGGGAAAGGAGTCTACATGATAGTGCATTGAAAACACAATAAACTGTGGGCTGCActgttgtgatttttcatttttgtgagtggaaCCCTTGTTGTGACTGCTAATATTCAAGCGTATAAACTCCTCTCCCCAGCCTGAGTCCCTAAACAATTGTGGCTAGTCTGGGAGTTTGGTGAAGGGTCAGGGCTCACACTTTGTCTTCTAATCTACAAGAAAGGAACTGCAGCCATGCTTATCAGTTGTCTGTAGCATGGACCTTTGGGAGTGGTGGTTCCCTGCCCTCTCCTACCATAGTGAAACCTAGTAGCTACAGTGCAATTATTATGTGTGGGGGTACTCTTCTTAGTCCTTTACAAGCTATTCTAAACCTTTGGAGTTAAGTATCATCATTACACTCAGTTTGCAGAGGACACAGGCATGGATAGGGTAAGTAATCTGCAGCTAGTGAACAGTGGAGTCTGGCACTAAAGTTTGTGTTCTTGAAGCTGTGCTAATGCCTTTCTTCCTAAGGCAGACCTTCTTTAGCCTGTGGGGAAGTTAGCTATAAAAGGAGTGGGTGAGGGATCCTTTGGCCCTGTTTGTACCAGGCTGCTAACTGGTTTAAAACCATATATGGCCCAGAAAGcctaaatatttactctctggaccTTTATGTAAGAAGTTTGCCCCTGTTCTAGAGTCTTTGAATTACTTTTAGTAGAACAGGTAAGGATAGGTTTGGCAGTTTTATGCCTCTGGTTTCCTGGTCTATTCCTACAaacatccttttttctttttctttttttttttttttgtagataattatttttttattgaagggtagttgacacacggtattacattagtttcaggtgtacaacatagtgattcaacatttatatacatgacaattctaggtaccagctatcaccataccaagctgttacaatatcttgactatattcattacatcccggttacttattattttatcactggaagtgtatacttttttttttttttgtgagggcatctctcatatttattgatcaaatggttgttaacaacaataaaattctgtataggggagtcaatgctcaatgcacaatcattaatccaccccaagcctaattttcgtcagtctccaatcttctgaggcataacgaacaagttcttacatagtgaataagttacatggtgaacagtacaagggcagtcatcacagaaactttcggttttgctcatgcattatgaactataaacagttcaaatatgaatactcatttggtttttatacttgatttatatgtggataccacatttctctctttattattattatttttaataaaatgctgaagtggtaggtagatacaagataaaggtagaaaacatagtttagtgttgtaagagagcaaatgtagatgatcaggtgtgtgcttgtagactgtgttaatccaagctagaccagggcaataaaacatccacgtatgcagaagatttctctcagaacgggggggggtgaggttctaagcctcacctctgttgatccccaatttctcacctgatgacccccctgcgactgtgcctgtcttaggttgttcctcccttgaggaatcttacccgtctctggctaaccagtcatcttccggggccatacagggaaatgtgaagttggtaagtgagagggaagccttattgtttgaaaaggttagctttttacttctttgcatatttatgccctgtggcttctatgcccagcatttgtcttgaggtatctttaccacttggaagaattatgatactcggtaaatttgatatgaggcacgaattctatttaagggttgtaattaggaaggaagaagaaaagctacagaagtagcaggtggaagaaaacatgggaagattgattatttctttgacatatcttcttgtagagtaacttcagcatgtataggttttaagctactacttaaattgcgcacacacattaacataataggagtatagttacataaccaaagcatatctgtaattaccagccatctccagtgaaaccaagaaaaccagttaggcaccttaggcatttgtgaaaacttatctgatatggtggatattgtccaactgaacttgaacagtctgagagaaatcagacaaattaaaacaacccattcctggggaatgttcacatcccttatgttcttttaacagtaaatagtctgtagttgtaagattttggagcgctacaatttgcacttctcctaattcttgattgagttccaacagtatagatccagtcaaatttgttgacaAACATCCTTTTTTCTAAGGACACTTCCTGCTGGTCTGGAGCATCAACTGTCAGTGTGGCTCAGCTCCCAGCCCAGCCTGTATCTTTCCTTCTTACCCTTAATGGTGGTTTCTTGCCTTTTAGGaaccaaaattaaaatacttaaaaaagggGGTAAGGCAAATTGCATTGATTGTGAGGCAGGGTAAGGAGGAACAGCTGAGACTTGACAGGCTTGGGCCCGTATCCTTTAACTTGCTTCCTCAGTGTGCAATACAGGCAAGAAACCTGCTTTCCTGAGTTTTTAACTTCTCTTCCATAAAGTAGACATGTTAATACAAAGTCATAGGGTTGCAGTGACAGTAAAATGAGTGATAGCTGAGTCTGCGAGGGTGGTGCAGGTTTTAACCAAGGACAGCTATATGATGCACTGTCGCTTCACCAAATGTCCAATTTTTGTGTTTGTCTCATCCAAATTTATTCGCAGGGCTTGTGCCTGATCTGCAAGTTGTTTGGGTCATAGACTCCTGTAAGAATCTAATGAAAAGCTGCAGGTCTGGAGGTATAAATGCACCACCCATCCTAAAATTTGTGGTTTTAAGTCTTGAGGGCCAGGGGACGACCACTACCTTGATAGGTGGTTAATCTCAGGCTTCCACTGATTTTAGCCCCAAGCTTCCTAGGGAGCCTCCCATCTTGGCTTCAGTTTACCTTTAGACTTTATTTATTCCTGGTCGGCTGGCCTATTTGGAGATACCAGCTCAAAAACTTACCCTTTCTCTGCCTAGGCCAGGCACTGAGCCTGTTGGTCTGAATACTTTTAATTCCACAGTTCCTGAGAAGCCCCTGCTGTCAGCCTTGTTATGTGCTGAGCTGCAGCATTTCCGTGACATTGTTAAAGGCTGTTTTAAGCTGTCTCACCAAAGGGCTTTGCTCTCTAAGCTTGGGGACGGAGCTCTGGGTAGCAGGGTGCTGAGGCAGTTGGCGTGGAATGTGGGGAGTTGTACTGCTCATGTACATGATATGGAATCAGATCATTTTAGGGACTAACCTATCTGCAGAAATCTGTAAAAAGGAAAATTGGAGCAGAGTCTTGCAAAGGGACCCCTGCTTCAGTGCCTAGGAACCATCCTGGAGTGTCCAGCTCTGCATGCGGGGCTCCTTCCCTCCTGCCGGGACACAACCTCTTGCTCATTTAGCCCTTCTTCCCCCAACAGTGTTCCTGCCACCAGGGCTTTTATCTGGGTGGCAGAATGTGACTAAGAGAACTGCCAGACAGTCCGTGAGGTGCAGGCTTATCTAAGTGCAAGCCCAGAAGTC
It contains:
- the GDF9 gene encoding growth/differentiation factor 9, with the protein product MALPSKFFLWFCCFSWLYFPISHGSQTSREVQIAASAESGSEAELQSLDGRDQSGLLPSLFKTLYDGQGGAPRLQPDSRALRYMKRLYKAYATKEGIPKSNRSHLYNTVRLFTPCSQHKQAPGDQVTGTLWSVDVLFNLDRVTAVEHLLKSVLLYTLSNSVSFPLAVKCVCNLGIKGPEVSTKALPGAPYSLTFNSQLEFKKKYKWVEIDVTTLLQPLVASKQRSIHMSVNFTCVRDQGRHPSAQNSSSDRTPLGPPSLLLYLNDTSAQAYHSWYSPRYRRRPSQHPDPERGLSAYPLGEEAAGSVRASRHRRGQETVSSELKKPPVPASFNLSEYFKQFLFPQNECELHDFRLSFSQLKWDNWIVAPHRYNPRYCKGDCPRAVGHRYGSPVHTMVQNIIHEKLDSSVPRPSCVPAKYSPLSVLTIEPDGSIAYKEYEDMIATTCTCR
- the LOC118923343 gene encoding cytochrome b-c1 complex subunit 8 yields the protein MGLEFGHLTRMRHVITYSLSPFEQRAFPHYFTRGIPNMLRRTRACILRVAPPFVAFYLLYTWGTEEFEKSKRKNPAAYENDK